Proteins encoded in a region of the Pelmatolapia mariae isolate MD_Pm_ZW linkage group LG6, Pm_UMD_F_2, whole genome shotgun sequence genome:
- the ten1 gene encoding CST complex subunit TEN1, with product MLPSAAVFHFPWEIISGSVEEGQSVRTFGRLVCYQPEESRATLSAQHASKEHHVVVHTLFVEPFNPIIGAQYIVLGEIENDEGVGAMVRARVLNCVDGVNIALLEKAITEQRNFFTERERKLGAQPADAT from the exons ATGCTGCCCTCGGCTGCAGTTTTTCATTTCCCCTGGGAAATAATCTCTGGAAGCGTGGAGGAAGGACAATCAGTCAGAACATTTGGCAG ACTTGTATGCTATCAGCCTGAGGAGTCCAGGGCTACGCTGTCAGCACAGCATGCTTCTAAAGAGCACCATGTGGTTGTCCACACCTTGTTTGTGGAGCCCTTCAACCCCATAATTGGAGCCCAGTACATCGTGCTGGGTGAGATAGAAAATGATGAGG GAGTCGGTGCAATGGTCCGTGCCCGTGTGCTGAACTGTGTTGACGGTGTAAACATTGCCCTTCTGGAGAAAGCCATCACTGAACAAAGAAACTTCTTCACAGAGAGGGAGCGCAAACTGGGTGCACAACCTGCAGATGCAACATGA